A genome region from bacterium SCSIO 12844 includes the following:
- a CDS encoding peptidylprolyl isomerase, which produces MSNKFFTTLAFALSLTYLTNAIADTQTKLDNQDTAKNTLQNISLNQPAKSTNNENQATVFNQIIAIVNNGVITSEQLNQAVEQTKAQIQDQGLSLPGDLTLKRQVLQQLINQAIILELAKRNHITVTGDEINQMIKMIADQNHITVAQLKDKLKSSGLNYQQYYDTMHKQLIVQKMQQKLVAGSIFISPQDINQYVEKHLKQPAVKRYDLSNILIPLPNDKTPDSIEKAKASASKLVNEIKSGKTTFFEAARKYSQSGNALSGGELGFKTLDELPTIYAGKVTSMKKGEIIGPFEANGALQILQLNNIQVKDNQKHWIEQYHVEQILLKLTPILNTQQAKAQLERIIIALDNNKSFSELAKANTQNYDVASKGGDLGWVNLNQVAPELAHMIETTPIGKVSQPFQVGDTWQIIKVLAKRKTDDTKNYLHMQAANILFRQKAEQMVKNWQLSLRGEAYVKILIPELNMPELDS; this is translated from the coding sequence ATGTCTAATAAATTCTTTACTACATTGGCATTTGCATTGTCACTTACTTATCTAACCAATGCCATAGCAGATACGCAGACAAAACTTGATAATCAAGATACTGCAAAAAACACATTACAAAATATTTCACTTAATCAACCAGCTAAAAGCACTAACAACGAGAATCAAGCAACCGTTTTTAATCAAATTATTGCAATTGTTAACAATGGCGTCATTACTTCTGAGCAATTAAATCAAGCCGTTGAACAAACCAAAGCTCAAATACAAGATCAAGGTTTATCACTACCTGGTGATTTAACATTAAAGCGCCAAGTACTACAACAATTAATCAATCAAGCGATTATTCTTGAATTAGCTAAAAGAAACCATATTACCGTGACAGGTGATGAAATTAATCAAATGATTAAAATGATTGCTGATCAAAACCATATTACCGTAGCACAATTAAAAGATAAATTAAAATCAAGTGGCCTTAATTATCAACAATATTATGATACGATGCATAAGCAGCTTATCGTTCAAAAAATGCAGCAAAAACTCGTTGCTGGCTCTATTTTTATCTCACCACAAGATATTAATCAATATGTAGAAAAACACCTTAAACAACCAGCAGTTAAACGTTATGATCTTTCCAATATCTTGATTCCTCTACCTAACGATAAAACACCTGATTCTATTGAAAAAGCCAAAGCCTCTGCTAGCAAATTAGTTAATGAAATCAAATCCGGTAAAACCACTTTCTTTGAAGCTGCTCGCAAATACTCTCAAAGTGGTAATGCTTTATCTGGTGGTGAGCTTGGCTTTAAAACGCTAGATGAGTTACCAACTATTTATGCAGGTAAAGTTACATCAATGAAAAAAGGTGAAATCATAGGCCCATTTGAAGCCAATGGTGCTTTACAAATTTTACAATTAAATAATATTCAGGTGAAGGACAACCAAAAGCACTGGATTGAACAGTATCATGTTGAACAAATATTACTTAAATTAACACCAATTCTTAATACACAACAAGCTAAAGCTCAATTAGAACGAATCATTATCGCATTGGATAATAATAAATCATTTTCAGAACTTGCCAAAGCCAATACACAAAACTATGATGTTGCATCAAAAGGAGGCGATCTTGGCTGGGTTAATTTAAACCAAGTAGCGCCAGAATTAGCTCATATGATTGAAACAACACCAATTGGTAAAGTAAGTCAACCATTTCAAGTTGGAGATACATGGCAAATTATTAAGGTTTTAGCCAAACGTAAAACAGATGACACTAAAAACTATTTACATATGCAAGCAGCTAATATTTTATTTCGCCAAAAAGCAGAGCAGATGGTAAAAAACTGGCAATTATCATTAAGAGGTGAAGCCTACGTTAAAATATTAATTCCTGAATTAAATATGCCGGAATTAGACAGTTAA
- a CDS encoding symmetrical bis(5'-nucleosyl)-tetraphosphatase → MSVYAIGDIQGCYREFMALLELIEFNPKNDQLLLSGDLVNRGPQSLEVLRFVTKNHQAIHCVLGNHDLHLLAIAYGYANHKPSDTLMPILNAKDKIDLIEYLRHLPLYLNHANYHLTHAGIPAFWSTSDTQAYADEVTEALTSENIHQLLKHLYGNKPDLWNDQLEGVDRLRCIINYLTRMRLCDHAARLDLNFKGPIDLIPNHLVPWFIIPNFQLDDLDILLFGHWAALEGKTGLFSVIALDYGCVWGGKLAAYHLEKQRFFYINSTNRV, encoded by the coding sequence ATGAGTGTATATGCAATTGGTGATATCCAAGGTTGTTATCGTGAATTTATGGCACTATTAGAGTTAATTGAATTTAACCCTAAGAACGATCAACTATTACTATCAGGTGATTTAGTTAATCGAGGCCCTCAATCACTTGAAGTTCTTCGTTTTGTTACTAAAAACCATCAAGCAATCCATTGTGTTTTAGGTAATCATGATTTACATCTCCTTGCAATTGCTTATGGATATGCCAATCATAAACCTTCTGATACATTAATGCCGATCTTAAACGCTAAAGATAAAATTGATCTAATTGAATATCTAAGACATTTACCACTTTATTTAAACCATGCAAACTATCATTTAACACATGCGGGCATTCCTGCCTTTTGGAGTACCTCTGATACTCAAGCATATGCCGATGAAGTAACCGAAGCGCTAACATCTGAAAATATTCATCAATTATTAAAGCATCTCTACGGAAATAAACCTGATTTATGGAATGACCAATTAGAAGGTGTTGACAGACTTCGATGCATTATTAATTATTTAACTCGCATGCGATTATGTGACCATGCAGCTCGACTTGATCTTAATTTTAAAGGTCCAATTGATTTAATTCCTAATCATTTAGTTCCTTGGTTTATAATTCCTAACTTTCAATTAGATGATTTAGATATTTTGTTATTTGGTCATTGGGCTGCACTGGAAGGTAAAACAGGCTTATTTAGTGTAATTGCTTTAGACTATGGATGTGTTTGGGGTGGTAAGCTTGCTGCCTATCACTTAGAAAAACAGCGATTTTTTTATATTAATTCAACTAATCGGGTATAG
- the sthA gene encoding Si-specific NAD(P)(+) transhydrogenase, with protein sequence MHYDTIVIGSGPAGEGAALKLAKSGKNVAIIEEKRSVGGNCIHRGTIPSKALRHAVKEYAFHSKYHDFSYTQMLESAKEVIKQQVELRVGFYKRNDVTMHHGHAQFIDANTILVTADDHQTETLTADSFVIATGSRPYRPEGVDFDHPRILDSDKVLNLKESPKSITIYGAGVIGCEYASIFRTLKMRVNLINTRSQLLSFLDDEIIDALSYHLREQGVRIRHNESYKSIVADDHGITLTLKSNKVIHSDYFLFAQGRTGNTDRMGLEKIHIKTDSRGSVEINENYQTLNHSHIYAVGDVVGYPSLASAAFDQGRFAATHILEGHCDAHLVKDIPTGIYTLPEISSVGKTEKELTAEKIPYEIGHSFFKDLARAQIAGRKTGMLKILFHRESLKILGIHCFGNQASEIIHIGQAIMSQKGKANTLMYFVNTTFNYPTMAEAYRVAALNGLNRLY encoded by the coding sequence ATGCATTATGATACCATTGTTATCGGAAGTGGCCCAGCTGGTGAAGGTGCTGCACTGAAATTGGCAAAATCTGGTAAAAATGTTGCAATCATTGAAGAGAAACGCTCCGTTGGTGGCAACTGTATCCACCGTGGCACCATTCCTTCAAAAGCATTACGCCATGCAGTAAAAGAATATGCATTTCACTCTAAATACCATGACTTTAGCTACACACAAATGCTTGAAAGCGCAAAAGAAGTTATCAAACAACAAGTTGAATTACGAGTTGGCTTTTATAAACGTAATGATGTGACCATGCACCATGGTCATGCACAGTTTATTGATGCCAATACAATTCTAGTTACTGCCGATGATCATCAGACTGAGACATTAACAGCTGATAGCTTTGTTATTGCAACTGGCTCGCGTCCTTATCGACCTGAGGGTGTTGATTTTGATCATCCAAGAATATTAGACAGTGATAAAGTACTTAACTTAAAAGAAAGCCCTAAGAGTATTACTATTTATGGTGCTGGTGTAATTGGCTGTGAATATGCTTCTATTTTTAGAACGCTAAAAATGCGTGTCAATCTAATTAATACACGCAGTCAATTATTATCTTTTTTAGATGATGAGATTATTGATGCTTTAAGTTACCACTTAAGAGAGCAAGGCGTTAGAATTCGTCATAATGAGTCTTATAAATCTATTGTTGCTGATGATCATGGCATTACTCTAACTTTAAAGTCCAATAAAGTAATCCACTCAGACTACTTTTTATTTGCTCAAGGTAGAACAGGTAATACAGATCGTATGGGATTAGAAAAAATTCATATCAAAACTGACTCTCGGGGCTCTGTAGAAATTAATGAAAACTATCAAACATTAAATCATTCACATATTTACGCTGTTGGTGATGTGGTTGGTTATCCATCTCTAGCATCTGCTGCTTTTGATCAAGGTCGTTTTGCAGCAACGCATATTTTAGAAGGTCATTGCGACGCACATTTAGTTAAAGATATACCAACAGGTATTTACACACTGCCAGAAATATCTTCAGTTGGTAAAACTGAAAAAGAATTAACCGCTGAAAAAATACCCTATGAAATTGGTCACTCTTTTTTTAAAGATTTAGCCAGAGCACAAATTGCTGGTAGAAAAACAGGTATGTTAAAGATTTTATTTCACAGAGAGAGTTTAAAAATTCTTGGTATTCATTGCTTTGGCAATCAAGCATCTGAAATTATTCATATTGGCCAAGCAATTATGTCACAAAAAGGTAAGGCTAATACATTAATGTACTTTGTTAATACTACCTTTAACTATCCAACAATGGCTGAAGCCTATCGCGTTGCCGCGTTAAATGGTTTAAATCGGTTGTATTAG
- the mnmE gene encoding tRNA uridine-5-carboxymethylaminomethyl(34) synthesis GTPase MnmE, with the protein MLKQKETIVALATPPGRGSIGVIRLSGNTAYTIGCQLTQTKLEARHAHYLNFYDHNEQVIDQGIAIYFKAPNSFTGEDIVELQGHGGPVVMDLIIKTALKHGALLAKPGEFSERAFLNEKLDLTQAEAIADLIAASSENAAKSAMRSLEGVFSKQINQLVEQLIYLRTYVESAIDFPDEEIDFLSDGHIEGKLKNLQKQVDEIIDTSRQGAILREGMTVVIAGKPNAGKSSLLNTLSGKESAIVTDIAGTTRDVLKEHIHINGLPLHIIDTAGLRESYDLVEQEGIKRALTAIEEADCILLVNDVNEMAEPTAKSKIPTNLAKFDTLTDNIPTINIYNKIDLLSELPKDSDNSIHISAKTGYGIEKLKNKLLEIIGFKATNESLFTARSRHIQALESALNHLNSGFEHLTYHHGELLAEELKLAQNALSSITGAFTADDLLGEIFSSFCIGK; encoded by the coding sequence ATGCTAAAACAAAAAGAAACCATTGTTGCTTTAGCAACCCCACCTGGAAGAGGAAGCATTGGCGTTATTCGCTTATCTGGCAATACTGCTTATACAATTGGTTGTCAATTAACTCAAACTAAGTTAGAAGCACGTCATGCTCATTACCTAAACTTTTATGATCATAACGAACAAGTCATTGACCAAGGTATTGCCATCTACTTTAAAGCACCTAATTCATTTACTGGTGAAGATATTGTCGAGCTTCAGGGCCATGGTGGTCCTGTTGTTATGGACTTAATCATTAAAACAGCCCTTAAACATGGCGCACTACTTGCTAAACCTGGTGAATTTTCAGAACGTGCTTTTTTAAATGAAAAGCTCGATCTTACTCAAGCTGAAGCAATTGCAGATTTAATTGCCGCTTCATCTGAAAATGCTGCCAAATCGGCAATGCGCTCCTTAGAAGGTGTTTTTTCTAAACAAATTAATCAATTAGTTGAGCAGTTAATCTATTTAAGAACTTACGTAGAAAGTGCGATTGATTTTCCCGATGAAGAAATTGACTTCTTATCTGATGGCCATATTGAAGGTAAGTTAAAAAATTTGCAAAAGCAAGTTGATGAAATTATTGATACTTCCCGCCAAGGCGCCATACTCAGAGAAGGTATGACGGTTGTTATTGCTGGAAAGCCAAATGCAGGCAAATCAAGTCTTTTAAATACATTATCTGGTAAAGAGTCAGCCATTGTTACAGACATTGCAGGCACAACACGTGATGTTTTAAAAGAACATATTCATATTAACGGTTTACCATTACATATTATTGACACTGCTGGCTTAAGAGAAAGTTATGACCTAGTTGAACAAGAAGGTATTAAACGTGCATTAACCGCAATAGAAGAAGCTGACTGTATTTTATTAGTTAATGATGTTAATGAAATGGCTGAACCAACTGCTAAATCTAAAATACCAACTAATCTAGCTAAATTTGACACATTAACTGATAACATCCCTACAATTAATATTTATAATAAAATTGATTTACTCAGTGAATTACCTAAAGACAGTGATAACAGCATCCATATCTCTGCTAAAACTGGCTATGGTATTGAAAAACTAAAGAATAAACTCTTAGAAATTATCGGATTTAAGGCAACCAATGAAAGCCTTTTTACTGCACGATCACGTCATATTCAAGCATTAGAATCTGCTTTAAACCATTTAAATAGTGGCTTTGAACACTTAACATATCATCATGGTGAATTATTAGCTGAAGAATTAAAATTAGCACAAAATGCTTTATCATCAATAACCGGTGCATTTACAGCAGATGACCTATTAGGTGAAATTTTTTCATCCTTCTGTATTGGCAAATAA
- a CDS encoding class I SAM-dependent methyltransferase produces MPKSNPKSVYQSYNQIADWFSKHRSNELFEKPYLDWIIQHIKPSARILDLGCGNGKPILAYFYDQGFEITGVDASIKMIEIAKKAFPKCQLILKDMRVLKLNQKFDVILAWHSFFHLPPEDQKLMFGVFEQHIKKDGYLLFTAGPSEGEVYSDNGGIELYHASLSPKAYESLLKKHHFKIIQHKKEDPQLKGATFYLAQYN; encoded by the coding sequence ATGCCTAAAAGCAACCCTAAATCAGTTTATCAATCATATAATCAAATTGCTGACTGGTTCTCCAAACATCGCTCAAATGAATTATTTGAAAAACCTTATCTCGATTGGATTATTCAACATATTAAACCTTCTGCAAGGATTCTTGATCTTGGTTGTGGTAATGGTAAGCCTATCTTAGCGTATTTCTATGATCAAGGATTTGAAATTACAGGGGTAGATGCCAGTATAAAAATGATTGAAATTGCCAAAAAAGCGTTTCCAAAGTGCCAATTGATTTTAAAAGATATGCGAGTACTTAAACTAAATCAAAAATTTGATGTTATTCTTGCCTGGCATAGCTTTTTCCACTTGCCACCTGAAGATCAAAAGCTTATGTTTGGTGTTTTTGAACAACATATCAAAAAAGACGGTTATCTACTTTTTACTGCCGGACCAAGTGAAGGTGAAGTATACAGCGATAATGGCGGTATTGAACTGTATCATGCATCCCTTTCACCAAAGGCTTATGAAAGCTTACTTAAAAAGCATCATTTTAAAATTATTCAACATAAAAAAGAAGACCCTCAACTAAAAGGTGCTACGTTTTATTTAGCGCAGTATAATTAA
- the recN gene encoding DNA repair protein RecN yields MLNSLSIDHFAIIESGHIHFNHGMTVITGETGAGKSILLDALELALGARCDKALLNEKEKTTITAVFDIQSIQNAKKWLKNNELNTNNDECILRRVLKKDGLSKAYINGFPVTLSQVKNLSRLLIGIYGQHAHYDLLSPKEQLIKLDTYMNEPKLVDSVKSNFHAIGLINKELNKLYLKQKQAETEQSLLAYQLNELDELSLNADEIETLNQRQNELAHATEQLDKLHHICTNLYENDENLIGQLDEIIYSLSQANFNQKAIESPLQMLEQANLLTKEAYAELNQLKNNIEINPEALETINERLSQIHNIARKHKIDIHQLYDHQNQLQNRLNQLNTIDNEIKQLLDKKTQAENEYDKAAKVLSDKRRNAAKSFAKRTKDHIRKLNIPKAEFEIIFTPLSDRNETGIENCEFMISFNQGQPLMPIQKIASGGELSRIGLTINVIACEKVAPPTLIFDEVDVGISGATAEIVGQLLSILSKKAQILCITHQAQVASQGHQHLHVYKKQTNNKTRSFIKELDKDERIKAIANIIGGIDLTSQTIAHAKEMIDKFSDQTNPQ; encoded by the coding sequence ATGCTAAATTCACTAAGTATTGATCATTTCGCTATTATTGAATCGGGACATATTCATTTTAATCATGGTATGACTGTCATTACCGGGGAAACGGGTGCTGGTAAATCCATTTTACTTGATGCATTAGAATTAGCGCTTGGTGCTCGATGTGATAAAGCACTTTTAAATGAAAAAGAGAAAACAACCATTACTGCGGTCTTTGATATACAATCAATACAAAACGCCAAAAAATGGCTTAAAAATAATGAGCTTAATACTAATAATGATGAATGTATTTTAAGGCGCGTATTAAAAAAAGATGGTTTATCCAAAGCCTATATTAATGGATTTCCTGTAACACTATCTCAAGTTAAAAATTTATCAAGGCTGTTAATTGGTATTTATGGTCAGCATGCACATTATGATTTATTAAGTCCGAAAGAGCAGCTAATTAAATTAGATACTTATATGAATGAACCTAAGTTAGTTGATTCAGTTAAATCGAATTTTCATGCAATTGGATTAATCAACAAAGAACTTAATAAACTCTATTTAAAACAAAAACAGGCAGAAACTGAACAATCATTATTAGCTTATCAATTAAATGAACTAGATGAACTATCACTTAATGCTGATGAAATTGAAACACTTAATCAACGCCAAAATGAGTTAGCACATGCTACAGAGCAACTCGATAAGCTACATCATATCTGTACTAATTTATATGAAAATGATGAAAATTTAATTGGCCAACTAGATGAAATTATTTATTCACTTTCTCAAGCAAATTTCAATCAAAAAGCCATTGAAAGCCCGCTACAAATGCTTGAACAAGCAAATTTACTCACTAAAGAAGCTTATGCTGAACTCAATCAATTAAAAAATAATATTGAGATTAATCCTGAAGCATTAGAAACCATCAATGAACGCCTTTCACAAATCCATAATATTGCCAGAAAACATAAAATAGATATTCATCAACTTTACGATCATCAAAATCAGTTACAAAATCGTCTCAATCAACTAAATACCATTGATAATGAAATTAAACAGTTACTAGATAAAAAAACACAAGCAGAAAATGAATATGACAAGGCTGCTAAAGTACTTTCTGATAAACGTAGAAATGCTGCCAAATCATTTGCAAAACGAACGAAAGATCATATACGCAAGTTAAATATCCCAAAAGCAGAATTTGAAATTATCTTTACACCATTAAGTGACCGAAATGAAACTGGTATAGAAAACTGTGAGTTTATGATCTCATTTAATCAAGGGCAGCCTTTAATGCCAATTCAAAAAATTGCATCAGGTGGTGAGCTATCACGCATTGGATTAACTATTAATGTCATTGCTTGTGAAAAAGTAGCCCCACCTACTTTAATATTTGATGAAGTTGATGTTGGTATTAGTGGTGCAACTGCTGAAATCGTTGGTCAATTACTATCAATTTTATCTAAAAAAGCGCAAATTTTATGTATTACACATCAAGCACAGGTTGCATCACAAGGCCATCAACATTTGCATGTTTATAAAAAACAAACAAATAATAAAACACGCTCCTTTATTAAAGAACTAGATAAAGATGAACGCATTAAAGCCATAGCTAATATTATTGGTGGTATTGATTTAACAAGCCAAACCATTGCCCATGCTAAAGAGATGATTGATAAATTTTCAGATCAAACCAACCCACAATGA
- a CDS encoding sulfite exporter TauE/SafE family protein, giving the protein MILITYIIAGIIAGILAGWIGAGGGVIIIPLMLWISQYQHIPFPIAMHLAVATSLAFIMVNALYSSYKHHRQRNIIYPIVKFAIPTILIGAIVGALLGKIIPSEAIKIIFLLVIISVFIKTFINLDKHHHNPIMPSKVSCATMGAATGMLASLVGIGGSGVVNPYMQHYHYPMKNAAAMSATLAFPMGFFATVATVATSLHASSLPAYSLGYLYLPAFIGLLVGSLIGTPIGVKIVKKCPEKISIWVFRIVLIFVIIEMI; this is encoded by the coding sequence ATGATTTTAATTACCTATATCATAGCTGGAATTATTGCAGGCATCCTAGCAGGCTGGATAGGTGCTGGTGGTGGTGTCATCATCATTCCATTAATGCTTTGGATCAGTCAATATCAACATATCCCGTTTCCAATTGCCATGCATTTGGCTGTTGCAACGTCACTAGCCTTTATTATGGTTAATGCTTTATATAGTTCTTATAAGCATCATCGTCAGAGAAATATCATCTATCCAATTGTAAAATTTGCTATTCCAACCATACTAATTGGAGCCATTGTTGGTGCTTTATTAGGAAAAATTATTCCAAGTGAAGCAATAAAAATTATATTTTTATTGGTTATTATTTCTGTATTTATCAAAACTTTTATTAACCTTGACAAGCATCATCATAACCCAATTATGCCATCTAAAGTATCTTGTGCAACCATGGGGGCTGCAACAGGTATGTTAGCTAGTTTAGTCGGCATTGGCGGCTCAGGTGTTGTTAACCCTTATATGCAACACTATCATTATCCTATGAAAAATGCAGCTGCTATGTCTGCAACGCTCGCATTTCCAATGGGATTTTTTGCAACTGTTGCCACTGTCGCTACTAGCTTACATGCTTCTAGTTTACCCGCTTACAGCTTAGGTTATCTTTATTTGCCAGCTTTTATTGGTTTATTAGTTGGCTCTTTAATCGGTACACCAATTGGTGTTAAAATCGTCAAGAAATGTCCAGAAAAAATATCAATTTGGGTCTTTCGTATCGTACTTATCTTCGTTATCATCGAAATGATTTAA
- a CDS encoding LysR family transcriptional regulator, with amino-acid sequence MKYIETFLAIVDYGSFTEASERLFLTQPTITKRIAQLEEKLNNELFKRVGHKVYLTDAGEAFLPYARKIQQNWTDTINLMAEYNKDVIGTLVLRCNYHLGLYVFPKIMKEYMACYPKVNLEMDFNDSYSIIEEVIDYKAEIGLITLLDKLPEEIEYTKIRTSNMLVAIAVSHPFWNEKGSYLSRLAKVPVITPKKQNQYHSKLHQLIEKINIQPPEITNINMIEAIKQLVETGLGWSILHDYMLNDRLKEIPVLDQPLKISAGIIYRKDIVLSKPAKKMIETALKLELFANTEG; translated from the coding sequence ATGAAATATATTGAAACATTTCTAGCTATTGTTGATTATGGTTCGTTTACCGAAGCCTCTGAACGCTTATTTTTAACTCAGCCAACGATTACAAAGCGTATTGCTCAATTAGAAGAAAAGCTTAATAATGAACTATTTAAGAGAGTTGGTCATAAAGTATATTTAACCGATGCAGGTGAGGCTTTTTTACCTTATGCAAGAAAAATTCAACAAAACTGGACAGATACGATTAATTTAATGGCTGAATATAATAAGGATGTAATAGGAACATTAGTCTTGCGCTGTAACTATCATTTAGGCTTATATGTATTTCCTAAGATTATGAAAGAGTATATGGCATGTTATCCCAAAGTTAATTTAGAGATGGATTTTAATGACTCATATTCAATTATTGAAGAAGTAATTGATTATAAGGCAGAAATAGGCTTAATTACATTATTAGATAAACTGCCTGAGGAAATTGAATATACAAAAATAAGAACATCCAATATGTTGGTTGCAATAGCAGTATCACATCCATTTTGGAATGAAAAAGGTAGTTATTTATCCAGGTTGGCTAAAGTACCAGTAATTACGCCTAAAAAGCAAAATCAATACCATAGTAAATTACATCAACTCATTGAAAAAATTAACATTCAGCCACCAGAGATTACAAATATCAATATGATTGAAGCGATTAAGCAGTTAGTTGAAACAGGGTTAGGTTGGTCAATTTTACACGATTATATGCTTAATGATCGACTAAAAGAAATTCCTGTTTTAGATCAGCCATTAAAAATAAGTGCAGGCATTATCTATCGAAAAGATATTGTGTTATCAAAACCAGCTAAGAAAATGATTGAAACTGCATTAAAGTTAGAGTTATTTGCCAATACAGAAGGATGA
- the rsmA gene encoding 16S rRNA (adenine(1518)-N(6)/adenine(1519)-N(6))-dimethyltransferase RsmA — protein sequence MKHQAKKRFGQNFLVDPYIINRIIDAGEFKQDNNVTEIGPGLGALTKLLLAKLKHLNVIEIDKDVIPYLHEIDNNNQINILNQDALKTDYSQLINTTVSTQNKLIGNLPYNISTPLLIHLMQYTHLFESMIFMLQKEVIDRLCASPNNKTYGRLSVIISYFCHIEHIINVPPSAFKPQPKVDSAVIRLKPKKNRLKLEDYHIFERVVFHAFQQRRKTISNSLKLFLNADDFKQVNINPKLRAENLELESFVAISNYVANL from the coding sequence ATGAAACACCAAGCTAAAAAACGTTTTGGACAAAACTTTTTAGTTGATCCATATATTATTAATCGAATCATTGATGCTGGTGAATTTAAACAAGATAATAACGTTACTGAAATTGGACCAGGGCTGGGTGCTTTAACTAAACTTTTATTAGCTAAGCTTAAGCATCTCAATGTAATTGAAATCGATAAAGATGTTATTCCTTACCTTCATGAAATTGATAACAATAATCAAATTAACATTTTGAATCAAGACGCACTAAAAACTGATTACAGTCAACTTATTAATACCACAGTGTCTACTCAAAATAAATTAATTGGTAATTTACCCTATAATATTTCAACACCATTATTAATTCACTTAATGCAGTATACCCACCTATTTGAATCAATGATTTTTATGCTGCAAAAGGAAGTTATCGATCGATTATGCGCATCACCAAATAATAAAACTTACGGCCGTTTAAGTGTTATTATCAGCTATTTTTGTCATATTGAGCACATAATCAATGTACCACCAAGTGCATTTAAGCCTCAGCCAAAAGTAGATTCTGCTGTTATTCGACTAAAACCTAAAAAAAATCGCCTAAAGTTAGAAGATTATCATATATTTGAGCGTGTTGTATTCCATGCATTTCAACAACGTAGAAAAACTATTAGTAATAGCTTAAAATTATTCTTAAATGCTGATGATTTTAAACAAGTCAATATTAACCCTAAATTAAGAGCAGAAAACCTAGAACTTGAGTCATTCGTAGCAATTAGTAATTATGTGGCAAATCTATGA
- a CDS encoding integration host factor subunit beta encodes MTRSEIIKKLSHQVQVHNEQAAEAVKTIVNVMSQALARNRRIEIRGFGSFEVHEHKNKVVRNPKTGQVIPGATQYAIHFKPGKSLREKVLHLR; translated from the coding sequence GTGACAAGATCTGAGATTATTAAAAAGCTCAGTCATCAAGTTCAAGTGCATAATGAACAAGCTGCAGAAGCAGTTAAAACAATCGTTAATGTTATGTCACAAGCTTTAGCTAGAAATCGTCGTATTGAGATTAGAGGATTTGGTAGTTTTGAAGTGCATGAACATAAAAATAAAGTTGTACGCAACCCTAAAACTGGACAAGTTATCCCTGGTGCTACACAATATGCCATCCATTTTAAGCCAGGTAAAAGTTTACGTGAAAAAGTACTTCATTTAAGATAG